Below is a window of Phycisphaerae bacterium DNA.
TTGATCTTTTCGGCCGACCACACGATGCTCGACTCTGTCCGGCCAATCCCGATGCAAGGGAGTTCGTCGCCGCCATGGTCGAGGACCTCACCACGAACTTTCAAATTGACTCGATCGAACTGGCGGGCGCGGACTTCGGCCCGGGACTCTATCAAATCCAACGCCCTATCATCGGCTTGCCGAATGAGGCCTCGACTTCGGCACTCATCGGCTGGTGCTTCTGCTCTGCCTGTCGCCAACGGGCGATGGACGCCAATCTCGATCCCGACGCCATATCGAACGAGTTGAAGACGCTTCTCGACTCGCTTCCCTCTCTGATGCCCTGCCCTGAATCAGATTTCGCCGCGATCGTATCGGGCAATCCCCGGCTCAGAGCATTCGCCGCCATCCGGGAAGAGATCGTGTCATCGCTTCTCCGATCAATCCGGAAGCGAGCAAGCCGTCCGCTCTTCGTACGGACGACATCGCCCGCGATCATGTCCGCTGCCAATCCGCACGCGCTCGCCGAACATTGCGATGGTTTCGTGCTGGCGCCAGAACACTCCAACGATAGACTGCCTTTACCCGCACGACTGGAGATGCACACCTGCCCACCTGCGTGGAACGACAGCCCCTCCCTGGTCGCATCCGTGTATGACGCCACGCGGCAACGCCACGACGCCATCGAATTCCTCGACTATGGCACGACGCCGACGCCCTGCCTCGAATGGGTGCGCCAAGCCATCCGATTCGCGCGTCGCAAGCAAATGTGATCTGCGCACCCTGCACGAAAATCGTACATGATCCGAGGATTTGCCCGACAAACGGCGCACGGCAGCGTGGAACCCGGATTCACCCGCGATCAGGCGACGGCCGACGATTGCGGCTCCTTGCGATCGAACCAGAAATTGAGCAGCAGGACGATCACACCGACGACAAGCAGCGCATCCGCGATATTGAAAATCCAGGGCCACAACGGAACCCCTCCCACCCGGGCATCAATCTTGATGAAATCGCGAACGACCGGCTGCGGACCCGATCGGAAATCATCCGTCTTGCGAATGGTGCGTTCGTTGCCGCCGTGCGGAAAATCCTCCAGGTACACGTGCGTCGGCGTCTCGCGTACCAGCTTGCCGATGTCGCGGCCGAAGTGATTGTGCACGACATAGGCTTCCTGCGTGCTGCGGTCGTACAAGTTGCCCAGTGCGCCGCCAAGCACCAGACCCAGGGCGATGTGCATCGACCATTTCGATGCGCCGGAGTTTGCGAAGATGTAAAGCACGAACAGAAGTGCCAATACGGACGCACCCACGAAGATCGGGGCGAATCCCGCACCGATCCCGAATAGCGCGCCCGGATTCAGTGACAATTGCAGCGTCAGCAGCTTGTCGACCAGGACGCGCGGCTCATCCGCCTTCATTGAGTCGAACGCCCACGTCTTCGTCCACAGATCAACCGCCAGCCCCACGATCGTCACCAGCCAGAGTCGCAGATGGCTTGGAAGGTGCGTCATCGACCACGGCTCAACCATCTCGGCAGCCACGATCGCAGGCTTCGGCGCCGGTTCGGATATGTCTGCGTCACTCATGAAAGACCTCAAACGGAGCGCCCGCCGATGACAACCTTCGATCATCCCGGCGCGGTCAAAAAGTCGCCGTCAACAATGCCGGATTATACGAAAACCCCGGCCTGGAGCGACCGGGGTTTCGAAATGTTCCATTCGTGCAGGGAAAGTGCTGCCGCCGAACCGCAGTTGCCGCGGAGCCCCAATCAATAGCGACGCGCTCGGCGACGCTCCGCATCCTCCTGTGTCCGCTTGTACTCGATGCAATAGCGCGCCCAGGGCTTCGCACGCAGTCGAGCCTTCGGAATCGGTTGATGCGTCCCTAGACAGACCCCGTACGTTCCGTTGGCAACGCGGGCCAACGCCTCGTCGATCTCCTTCAAGGTCGCACGCTCACCCGCGATCAATCCAATGGTGAACTCCTGCTCATAGTTGTCCGTTCCGATGTCCGCCATGTGAATCGGCATCATCGACAGATCGCCGGATGCGTCGGAACGGTTCGTGCGAAGCGCTTCCCGTTCCATATGATTCACAGCCCCAACCAGTTCACGGCGTTTGAGCAGCAGCAGTTGCTTGAAAAATTCCAGTTCAGCCGCCTTCAGGCTTGTCTTCGGAGTTGGCTTCGGCGCTTCAATCTGAGACGCACCATTTCCGCCAAGTTGCTTTCGATGAGAACGAGACGGCGTCCGTGTTGATTTCAGCTCCGCTCCGTTGGAACCGGCCGCTCCGTTTTTGACAATGGAAGACTTGCCCGACTGCCGTGTCGAACGGCTCGCCGGGCCGGCGATTCGCTTTTTCAAACGAATTCCCTCCATATCGACGGCGCAAAGGCCGTCATAACCGCGGGCATCGTGCCTCCGCACAGCGCGTCAGCCTCCTGCCGATACGCCCGCTACGCTGACATTGCGCCGAATCACTTCCTCTCCAGCGGAACGGGCGGGGGAACATGGCCCAAGCGCCCCGATTTCAACCCGGCCGGACTGATTCGTTACGCAATCCCGAAGCGATGACTAGGCGCTTCGAGCCTCGTCAGTATACTTGCACACTGCCGCGGAAGTCAATGGTTTGACAGGTCCGACAATCATCCAGTTCACGGCCCCCCGGTGCCGCTCATGCACGGCCTCCGGTAGCGTGCCATGATAACGGCACTGACCGCGAGAAAGTATTCCGACGACTTGTTCGAATTCGACGCCATTCATAACGACCGCGGCACACGCGCCCGTATCGGCCGATTCGCCACACCGCACGGCACAATCGATACACCTGTCTTTATGCCCGTCGGCACAAGAGGAAGCGTCAAGGGCATCTTGCCCGAACAACTCCGGCAGGTCGGCTCGTCCATCATTCTCGCGAACACCTATCACCTCGCGCTTCGGCCCGGATCACAGACCGTTCGCGATCTCGGCGGCCTTCATCGCTTCATGTCGTGGGACGGCCCCATCCTCACCGACAGCGGCGGGTTCCAGATCTTCAGCCTCGCCACGCTTAATGCCATCGATGACGACGGCGTCTCCTTCAAATCGCATATCGACGGCGCGCTGATGCGCCTCGATCCTGCCAGCGCCGTCGCCATCCAGCAGGAACTCGGTGCTGACATCATCATGGCATTTGATCAATGCCCTGCCCTTCCCGCCACACCCGACGCCCTCAGCCTCGCCGTCGAAAGAACCATCCGGTGGGCCGCGGAGTGCAAATCCGCATGGACCTCCTCGGCTCAGGCCCTTTTCGGAATCGTGCAGGGCGGGCTCGACCTGGATCTCCGGCGCCGTTGCCTCGACGCACTCGTCCACATCGGATTTCCCGGCTACGCCATCGGCGGATTGTCGGTCGGCGAGTCAACCGGCGACATGGCGACCTGTCTCAACGCATTTGCACACCTGATGCCCTCGGACCGCCCCCGGTACCTCATGGGAGTCGGCCGACCGCTCGACATCATTCGTGCCGTCGCCGCGGGAGTGGACATGTTCGATTGCGTCATGCCCACCCGAAACGGCCGCAACTCCTTCGCATTCACCGACGCAGGCTTTGTGAGGCTGCGCAACGCAAGGTACCGCCTCGATGAGCGGCCGCTCGACGAAACCTGCGATTGCCCCTGCTGCAAACAATTCACACGAGCCTACCTGCGACATCTTTTCCTGGCGGACGAGATGCTCGGCCCAATACTGGTCTCACTCCACAATATCGCTTACTATCACCGGTGGATGCGGCGCATTCGCGACGCCATTCGACAAGATGCCCTGGCGGACATGCTTCGAGAGGCTGAGAACTCCGCGGCCGCCGGTTCGCCCCTTTCCGAGGCCCCCGAATGATCGACACCCTCGCACTACTCGCACAAACGACATCAGCCCCGACTTCCCCGCAACCGGCGCCGGGATTCTTCGACATGTTTCCGTTGCCGCTCATGGTCGGCATGTTTGCAATCGTCTATTTCCTGATGATCCGGCCTCAGTCCAAAGAGCGAAAAAAACGCGAATCCATGCTCAGTGCGATCAAGAAGAACGACCGCGTCATCACGATCGGCGGCATCATGGGAACCATCACGGCGGTCCGGGACGATGAAGTCACCCTCAAGGTGGATGAATCAAGCAACACGAAAATCACTTTCTCAAAAGCTGCGATTCAGCGTGTCCTAACCGCCACCCAGGGCGCTGCCGACACCGGTGATGCGAGCGACGCCGCGAAGGACAAGAAATAAGACCCCCGGCGACGACAACCCGAACGGGCCGGACCCCGCAGACAGGGTTGACTTCTCCGGACCGATATCGCCGAAAACACTATAAACTCATTACAAATCAATGGATGCGTAAATATCGCCCCGCACCCTCGATTCCGGCAGATTCTGCCGACCGCCGATTCACCGCCCCGGAATTTCGCATACGCGGATTCGATTCCGATTGCGACTCACGACCCTCGCCGATGTATAATGCATCGCGACTCGGCCACCGATCCGCACAGCGGTCGGTGATTCATGCAATCTTCGTGGATTGCGGAACTAATTTTCGGAGCGAAAGACTTATGTCCAGAACACTTGCCCGGCGGATGATCGGCCAGACTCTCATCCTCGGAAGCGTTGCGATCGCCCTCGTTCTTTTCACCGTCGCTCCAAACGAGGCTCAGACAACGACGCAGCCTTCGGGCACGACGCGACAGCCCATCGTCACGAACCAGTTTACAACGACCAGCGGCTCAGCCCTCCAGGCAAGAGCGCCCGGCCTTTACACCCGGCAGGCGATCAGCATCCAGGCGGGAACCCTCGACCCCTTCGATGGCAACATCCCGGACGATACGCCGTGGGTTCGCCAGACTTTCGATATGCTCTTCCTGCAATTCGTCGACATCATCAAGGGACTCGTCGACAGCCTGAATCTGCTCGTCGGCCCGGGTAATGCGCTCGGAGGAATTTTTAACGGCGGCTTGGGTGGCGGACTTTCAAACGCAATCTCCAACCCGCTCACCAGCGGTGCCGGCACCAGCACGCCCATCAACTGAATCCCGCATCAAACGCATCGAATTGATGATCAAACCGGGCGCGGCCAGGGTCCGATTTCACGCCGAAATGCCGCCTTCACGGTGATTCGACACCTTGCGCGCCGCGATTCCGAGCACGATCAAAAGGCACACGCTCGCACACACGATACCCCGGACGGTCAAATCGGCGCCCCAGCCGGCCGGATGCAGTGAATTGATTCGCGCGGCCGCCCCTTCGTTCCAACGCTCCCCGTAATAGGCCTGGACCATGACATTCAGGGTTCCCGCCCACTCCGCCATGACCTGAACGACCAACCAGATCGCCATGACCCCGATCGCCGCGCGTCGCCAGGGCAGCTTTCCCAGGCCGGCATAAACAAGGCAGATCAGCCACGGGAATACCACGGCGCCGTACCACACATTCGTGCCGATGTTCCCGACGGCCGCTTGCGAATGAATGGCATGATAGGCCAGCGCGGCCATCATCCCCGCCCCAAGCGCGCCAATCGCCAGGCTCGTTCGGCCGCCACCCGCGAAGACGCTCCTTCCCAACCGCCTCCGACCTGCCGCAATAACTGCCGCGATGATGGAACATGCCACAATCGCGCCGTATAGCGTCGGGAGCGGCTGCCTGATTCCGAGAATCGGCGTATCCAGACCCAGCATGCTCCAGCCACCGCGCCAGAGCGATTGACGAAACAACCGCATGACAAAATCGCGACGCCAATCAATCTCTGCCGCGGCTCGCGCCAGATCGGCCACACCGCGACCGGACGCCTCATTCCTGACGGCCTCCTGCAGCGGCGTCATGACGCCGTGACGAGCAACATTTGCGCGGAAATACGGAAGGGTGATCGCCGCCGTGATACCGAAGATGATCGCCGGGCCA
It encodes the following:
- a CDS encoding signal peptidase II, translating into MSDADISEPAPKPAIVAAEMVEPWSMTHLPSHLRLWLVTIVGLAVDLWTKTWAFDSMKADEPRVLVDKLLTLQLSLNPGALFGIGAGFAPIFVGASVLALLFVLYIFANSGASKWSMHIALGLVLGGALGNLYDRSTQEAYVVHNHFGRDIGKLVRETPTHVYLEDFPHGGNERTIRKTDDFRSGPQPVVRDFIKIDARVGGVPLWPWIFNIADALLVVGVIVLLLNFWFDRKEPQSSAVA
- a CDS encoding TraR/DksA family transcriptional regulator; this translates as MKAAELEFFKQLLLLKRRELVGAVNHMEREALRTNRSDASGDLSMMPIHMADIGTDNYEQEFTIGLIAGERATLKEIDEALARVANGTYGVCLGTHQPIPKARLRAKPWARYCIEYKRTQEDAERRRARRY
- the tgt gene encoding tRNA guanosine(34) transglycosylase Tgt — translated: MITALTARKYSDDLFEFDAIHNDRGTRARIGRFATPHGTIDTPVFMPVGTRGSVKGILPEQLRQVGSSIILANTYHLALRPGSQTVRDLGGLHRFMSWDGPILTDSGGFQIFSLATLNAIDDDGVSFKSHIDGALMRLDPASAVAIQQELGADIIMAFDQCPALPATPDALSLAVERTIRWAAECKSAWTSSAQALFGIVQGGLDLDLRRRCLDALVHIGFPGYAIGGLSVGESTGDMATCLNAFAHLMPSDRPRYLMGVGRPLDIIRAVAAGVDMFDCVMPTRNGRNSFAFTDAGFVRLRNARYRLDERPLDETCDCPCCKQFTRAYLRHLFLADEMLGPILVSLHNIAYYHRWMRRIRDAIRQDALADMLREAENSAAAGSPLSEAPE
- the yajC gene encoding preprotein translocase subunit YajC, whose product is MIDTLALLAQTTSAPTSPQPAPGFFDMFPLPLMVGMFAIVYFLMIRPQSKERKKRESMLSAIKKNDRVITIGGIMGTITAVRDDEVTLKVDESSNTKITFSKAAIQRVLTATQGAADTGDASDAAKDKK